From Neomonachus schauinslandi chromosome 4, ASM220157v2, whole genome shotgun sequence:
TAAGTTCAAATATTAACTGACTTAGCATCTGGCCTGTTCTACTCAGAATATAGGTTGACAGGCATTTATTGGAATCTCTGACTACTTAGAAGGAAGATATCCTTAGTATTCTCAATACTGAGGAATTTTTGCTTGCAGAAACTGAAGGCTCAGAAGaggaggataaagaaaatgacaagGCTGAAGAAACACCAAATGAATCACTTCTTGAAAACAAGGTAAATTATTATTTGTTCAGTATCATCTTCTTATTGTAGGACTGTAGCTTAACTAGAGTAGGTGTGATTATCatagtcatttctttctttctttttttttttttttaagattttatttatttatttgagagagagagaacacatgagaggggatagggtcagaggacaaagcagactccctggcgagcagggagcccgatgcgggactcgatccagggactccaggctcatgacctgagccgaaggcagtcgcttaaccaactgagccacccaggcaccctgtcataGTCATTTCTTGGTTAGGGATTGGGGACTCTTTGTTCATGCCTGGAATACACAGATCCATTTAATCCGAGGATGTTCTGATGGGACCCAACACGTCACTGTTAGATATCACTGACATAAGGTGATGACTTTGGATAGAAGGATTATAGGGACCCATTCTGTAGGTTTTAGGGAGAAAGTCCAAATTTTGaatcatgtgtttttttattttttaagctgtaTTACACATTTAGATTTGTGATCTGAAGATTCCTGTCTTATACTTCTGCCTAATACCAATGATTTGGATATACTTTTTAGTCTcttcaagaaaatgaagaggaggagATCGGGAATCTAGAGCTTGCTTGGGATATGCTGGATTTAgcaaagatcatttttaaaaggtaatactTTTCAGTGTTTCTAGGCTTAGGTTGGGAGTTTGGAACTTGGAAGTAGAATATCAGTTAGGTTTGGACAAATGCTATTAAGGTTTCTGatcatcttttccttctttcaggcaagaaacaaaagaagctCAGCTTTATGCTGCACAGGCCCATCTTAAACTTGGAGAAGTTAGTGTTGAATCTGGtaatacattttccattttactctttaatgtgccccccacccccccagttcTTCCTCTAATTCCTTAAAATTCAGCTTGATTGATCATAGGTTATGGGcaattggcttttttttaaagattttatttcttagagaaagcacaagtagggggaggggcagagggagagggagacaaaggctctctgccgagcaagcagtctgatgtggggctccataccaggaccctgagatcatgacctgggtggaaggcagacgcttaactgactgagccacctaggcactcctgGCAATTGGCTTTAAAAAGACAGTTGGTTTGGGTTCCTATAGTTCCTAGAATAGTGAACCATTTCTTCTGAAGTCTCttcagtagggttttttttttccccccctccccagttaGATATTTTGTTTATAGTCTAGTGTCCTGGAGATGCTAcaaagaaatgtcatttaaaataggAGAGCATTCCTGTAGAATGATCCACAATTTGGaagtattatatattaaatgCTGTCCATTTGCttgctattctttctcttttcattagaGAATTATGTCCAAGCTGTGGAGGAGTTCCAGGCTTGCCTAAACCTGCAGGAGCAGTACCTAGAAGCCCATGATCGTCTCCTTGCAGAGACCCACTACCAGCTGGGCTTGGCCTATGGGTATAACTCTCAGTACGATGAGGCAGTGGCACAGTTCAGCAAATCTATTGAAGTCATTGAGAACAGAATGGGTGAGTGAGCATCAGCTATTTGACGATAAGCTTGACTGGATCTGGTAATcgacaatatgaaaaaaaaatggatcctTTGGTGGTAACTATTACTGATCACTTCAGCCTGTTCTTTGTAGCTGTACTAAGTGCACAGATGAAGGAGGCTGAAGGATCATCTACTGAATatgagaaagaaattgaggagctGAAGGAACTGCTACCTGAAATTAGAGAGAAGATAGAAGATGCAAAGGAGTCCCAGCGTAGTGGGAATGTAGCTGAATTGGCTCTGAAAGCAACTCTGGTTGGTTTGGTTTCCTTTTAAAGTTTTGATAATGGCATGGTTGATACTGTTGGAAGACATCATGGTATTAATGTTCTGTTTGCCTAGGAACCGTGATACGGTTTCCAGGGAGTTGGTGGTCAGAAGGAATGTGTGAATTTATCTAGTTAGTCCTGTTAAGTAGTATAATGCTTAAGAGAATatgctctggagccagactgggtTTAGGTTATATATCTGCTACTTACTATGTGTGACCATGGACACGTTACTTAACATTTCTTTGCCTTAGTtgactcatctgtaaaatgggggtagtaGTATCTATGTTAAAATACTTCTGACAGTACAAatagtatttgcttaataaatgtaAGCTATTCCTTCCATCTCTGAGAACTCCTCTGTATAGACAGCCGCCCCAGGTGATGAGGTGGATGGGTTAATTTAGTATTTACCCTGTGCCTAAGCTCCTGGTTTGGGGGTGGCAAGTGCAGGTAGAGGGGGGTGGAATGATACTGCTAGTATATGGAGGCCCACTAGTATTTGAGGTCTTAAATAGTTGTTTGGATGGTAGGTACCTGTTGTAGGTGTGTGGGTGACCTGGTGGGTTCTGTCCTGGGACCCACTTGGGTCTGTCACCTCTCGCACAGGTGGAGAGCTCTACTTCAGGTTTCACTCCTAGTGGAGGAGGCACTTCAATCTCCATGGTGAGTATTCAGGTGATTTTTGTCACTTAATATTAGGCTTTTCTGTGTCCTGTCTAGTTGTACATTGCTAACAAAGTCCTTTTTGTCAGGTTACCAGTAGAAAATCAACGGATGGTGCTTCCTCATCAAATTGTGTGAGTGATATCTCCCACCTTGTCAGAAAGAAGGTAAATCTACATGtggtcatttcttttctgttttctttccagtttgctttttcttttcttttttgcttcaaaTGATACACCAGGAATACATTCCTTAATATTTGGTGTAATAAGACATTCATTTTGCAGAGTTGGTGAGGATTTGAATGAAGGTAGTTTTCACTTGACTATGTCTTCTAACAGTTTTCCAGGCCTCTTTTGGCTCAGGACTATAAGGAAAGCAGCTGAGAAGAATCGGCTCAGCTTGCGGGTTTTCTTTGACAGTAGTCATTCGGCAGCAGACCTGCCGATACTCCTAGGAGTCCATCTTCTGCCTATAATTACAGTCGTTTTTTCCTCTTGTGGGAGACTGATTCCTTTGTGTCCTAATTCATAAACTTGGGGTTTGGTTACTAGTCAGATCTACTCCTCACTCTCATCCCACCCTTCCTCTAGAGAGGCTGGATTGGTATGTTGTAGCTGACCAATTGATTGTACCGAGCACAGGTTGGCATCTGCTTCCTGTGGCCATGGGAGAGACCCTGAGAGCCGTGGATCACAGTGTTCAGGATCTCTGGACCATGGGGTGGCagcagtgggggaggagaggactgaaggggttttttaaaagttttgcagtacttttaaaaacattcagcACATTTGTGAAGCGTTCCCAATTCTATCTTCAGAGGAAACCAGAGGAAGAGAGTCCCCGAAAAGATGATGCAAAGAAAGCGAAACAAGAGCTAGAGGTGAATGGAGGCAGTGGGGATGCCGTCTCCAGTGGAAATGAAGTTTCAGAAAacatggaggaggaggtgggcagtTAAGAGGGCTTGGACTCTTGCCTTATTTCCCCTTGTTCTCAGGGCCTGGGGAAACTAGTCCTCCTAAGTGCATGTTCCTCACCTTGAGCCTGTTTGGATTACTTGAATGCAACCCTCATAGAAACAGTGTGCAGGAAACTGGTTATGGAATGTAGGATGTCTCATTGACAAATGGAAACTATATACACAGCACAAGTCCCACTCTAATGAATGTAGGAGAAGGCACTTAATTGGCAAGACCATTGAGTTATTTCTGCTTGCTCCCTTTCCAAGTACCGTATGAACATTGGCTCCGTCAGCCCTATTGGAGAGACTTTAGGAAATGGCCTTACTAATTGTCCTGTTAGTAGTGTAGGGAGCAAAGCAGGCTTTAGGAGACCTGTTCACTTTCTCTAATGCCTACTCAGTTGTGTAAGATAGAACGGCTTAAACTAGGGTCATTTATGCCCAGGCTCCCTATTTATCTTCCAGGCTGAGAATCAGGCTGAAAGCCGGGCAGCAGTGGAGGGGACAATGGAGGCCGGAGCCACAGTTGAAAGCACTGCATGTTAAGAGAGGGCGCAGAGCCTTCCTCCTGAGGGAAAGTGTTTttgtatataatgtattttttcacTTTGGGGGGGCTTCTTTTTGTATAACTTCAATAAAGATTGTAAGCAAAGGTTGAGgctttgatgattttttttttcttaaatactggCTGACTCTGTGCCTTGGAGCACTCTGGGTATGATATAGTTGTCAAAGGTACTCATTCCCCCTGCCCCTTTCTGTACTGATCTCTGTTGGAAGTTCCCATCCAAGTTCCTGTCTGTCTAATGTGGAGGCGATCAAATCAAGCATAGCCAGGCCCTTTGTTTTCTAATGGTGctatattttttccactttaaataCAAACCTTCAGTGGTGCTGTCCCCTTGATGGGGGCTACAAAAACAAGACTTGGTGAAGATCTTGCTCTTTGGTGCTGATACTGTTACCCACCTAGTCTCCAGTTAGGGGTCAATAATTCTGTCCTggaaaaagaactgaagaaaacttgtgagggaggggtggggggaagtgatCCTTGAGGAAAACTGGTTTGCTAACTGTAGAGAATTGAGCTTTCTGGTTTGAAAGTGGCTTGAGAGATAGACTGGACACTTGGGATGTGGTTGGAGGAATTTGTGGGGAGGCTGGCTGGTGGAGTTTTGTTTTCTGTACAGAAAGGCTGGAATAGATCTTATAACTTGAATCCAAATTGTTACCCATCTGCAGTTTTGACTTGTCAAATAAAGATGCTAAAAAATGCTCCTGGTCTGGACTTGTGTTTAAAGatcttccagggtgcctgggtggctcagttggttaagtgactgccttcagctcaggtcatgatcctggagtcccaggatcgagtcccacattgggctccctgcttggtggggagtctgcttctccctgatcctctctcccctctcatgttctctctctttctcaaataaaatcttccagTGGGATCCCGAACTACCTGAAGCATTTCAGTGTGGGATGTGGGGTTGAAAGGTAGAAACTGGCCCACCAGCCCAGTCAAAGGGTGCTCAGGATACTGACACTAAAGCCATCCCACTGGGACCTCACTGATGTCCAGGGTGCAAGGCTAGTAGGAGACCCTCCCTGCCTGAGCTGCCTCAGCCCTGACCCTTAGTTTAAGAACCTGTTAAACACCAGTTACTATTTCGATCTGAATTCCAAACCATGCCTGCCCTACATTACCTAAAGGGAGTTAGTAATTCTGACCACCCATAGGGTTACTTTGCTGCACTAGATAGACAGTAGGTCAGAACCTGCCATTTGAATACTGAATGTCAAACAGTTTTCCAGTTTatatgaagagaaaatggaatttttctggGCTGGTTATGGTAACTCATGGCTGTAGAATCTTTTGGCTTTGAACTTCTTGAAGATGCCCTTGTATTGCATGTTCCAAGTCCTGAGGATTT
This genomic window contains:
- the LOC110575264 gene encoding nuclear autoantigenic sperm protein isoform X2 codes for the protein MAAESTATAAIAAELVSADKIEEDAPAPSTSADKVDSLDVDNEAKKLLGLGQKHLVMGDIPAAVNAFQEAASLLGKKYGETANECGEAFFYYGKSLLELARMENGVLGNALEGVHVEEEEGEKTEDESLVENNDNIDETEGSEEEDKENDKAEETPNESLLENKSLQENEEEEIGNLELAWDMLDLAKIIFKRQETKEAQLYAAQAHLKLGEVSVESENYVQAVEEFQACLNLQEQYLEAHDRLLAETHYQLGLAYGYNSQYDEAVAQFSKSIEVIENRMAVLSAQMKEAEGSSTEYEKEIEELKELLPEIREKIEDAKESQRSGNVAELALKATLVESSTSGFTPSGGGTSISMVTSRKSTDGASSSNCVSDISHLVRKKRKPEEESPRKDDAKKAKQELEVNGGSGDAVSSGNEVSENMEEEAENQAESRAAVEGTMEAGATVESTAC